The genomic interval ATAACTCAAAGTAAGTTATTAATTTATATATCAAAAACAAATTTCAAAATGTCTGCATTTTTGCAGATGCTAAAATAAATTTTCCATAATACTTCAATGAACAAAAATATCACAACGGCAATAAATATCTTTGGGGTGGCGGTTGCGATGTTTGCTTTGGCTTATGCTTCAGCGCCTTTATATGATTTATTTTGCAAGGTAACTGGTTTTGGTGGCACAACTCAAGTCGCAACAAAACTGCCAGAAAAAATCTATAATCGAAGTTTTAGAGTTTTGCTTAATGCTGATGTAAAGCCTGAGTTGGATTGGAGTTTCCGCCCAGTTAATAACAAAGTTGAAGTTAAACTTGGGGAAAACAAACTCGTGTTTTTTGAGGCGATAAATAATGGCAATAAAGCCATTGAAGGTATGGCAACTTATAATGTTCTGCCCGAAAAAATTGGCGGATATTTTAACAAAATTCAATGTTTCTGTTTTGAAAGACAATTAATAAAACCTAAGGAAAAAATTATCTTTCCTGTATCTTTTTTTATTGACCCTGAAATCCTTAAAAACCAAGAGCTTGATGGCGTTTCAGATGTAACTTTATCTTACACTTTCTTTCCGTATAAAAATTAGTATTTCCATTTTTTTTCTAAATTGTTAAAACATTTCAAAAAAAATTATTAGCGTGAAAATTTTTGCATTAGTAAATCAAAAAGGTGGAGTTGGCAAAACAACAACAGCAGTAAATATAGCTACTGCCGTTGCTGTTGCTGGTAAAAAATGCCTACTTATTGATCTTGATTCCCAAGGCAATGCAACCACCGCTTTTGGCATTCCACCTGAAAATAGAGAGCCTAGTGCTTATGATATTCTAACAGATGATAATATCAAAGTTTCTGATGCAATTCAGAAAACTGAAATTCCAAATCTATCCATAATTCCTGCAGTTATTGACTTATCAGCTTGTGATTTACAACTCGCAGCAAAAATCGGTAGAGAGATAATTCTTAAGAAAAAGCTACAAAATCTAAATGCTGATTTTGATTATGTATTCGTTGATTGTCCGCCATCTTTGGGGCTTTTAACTATCAATGCACTTTCAGCTTCTGATTATGCGTTGATACCTCTGCAGTGTGAGTTTTACTCGCTGGAAGGGCTTTCTTATTTACTAAATACAATAAAATTAGTGCAGGATAATCTCAATGAAAATCTTGATATTGGTGGAATAATTTTAACAATGTATGATAAGCGAAATAAGCTTACGCAAGATGTTGAAGCGGAAATTGTTACGCATTTTTCTGATAAATTATTTAAGTCATATATTCCAAGAAATGTTAAGTTATCAGAAGCACCAAGCCACGGCAAACCAGGGATTGTTTATGATCACCGCTGTTCAGGCTCTCAGGCTTACATGCTTCTCGCGAGGGAATTTTTGAAAAGGTTTGGGTGAAATCAGGAATGTTTAATATGAATAGATATTAGAAATTTCTTCTAAAGTGTTACCCCGTACTTGTTGCTGGGTTAACAATAAAATAAGCTCAAAACTTTGGTTTGAAAAGACTTCTATCAATTAACCCCGCAACAAGTGCGGGCTGACAATTGTTGTTTAAGGAGCTTAAATCTTTATTTACTTAACAACACCACAATATTTTTCAAAAATAATTATATTTTTTCTTGCAATCAGATTTTCTTTCTATATATGCACTATTCCACAGTAGTTTTGGTGGTGTGTGGTTATTGGTGCTTTTATTCGGTTTAACCCCTTGTAATAAATGCAAATTTATCCCTTATACCTACTAACTATAAAAAAATTAGGGGTATAGCTCAGTTGGTAGAGCATCGGTCTCCAAAACCGAGGGTCGGGGGTTCGAGTCCCTCTGCCCCTGCCATTTCGATGATTCGATTTTTTGATTCTTCGATTTTTCGAAGTATCAAAGCATCAAAGCATCGAGGTATCGAAAATGAACATTTTCAAGTTCTTAAAAGAAGTTAAGCAAGAAGGTTCTAAGGTAACTTGGGCTTCTAAGCAGGAAACTACATCAGTAACATTAATGGTATTCATTATGGTTGCGGTTTCTGCGGTATTTTTTCTTTTAGTGGACTGGTTGATGTTTAATGGAGTTCAGTTTTTGCTAAAATTTTAATTTTGTTTTTTCGTTGACTCGTTGATTTTTTTTCTAGAAACAACGAAGCAACAAAATAACGAAACAACGATTATGTCAAACGCTAAATGGTACATAGTTCACGCGGCTTCAGGTTCTGAGAAAAAGGTTGCTGAAAAAATCAAAGAAGGTGCAGAAAAGAAAGGTTTTTCCAATCTTTTTGAAGAGATTGTAGTTCCGGTCGAGCCTTTTATTGAGGTTCGTAAGGGCAAAAAAGTTCAATCTGAGAGAAAATTTTTCCCTGGCTATGTTCTTGTGAAAATGATTCTCAACGACGAAACTTGGCAGATTGTAAAGAATACTCCAAAAGTTTCTGGCTTTTTAGGTGGTGGCGGTTCAAAGCCTCAGCCTATAACGGAAAGGGAAGCTCAAAATATACTTAAGCAAGTTGAAGAGGGTAAAACTTCAGCTCCGAAAAGTAAGGTTTCATTTATGGTTGGTGATACTATCAAAATTATTGAGGGTGCATTTGAATCGTTTATTGGAACTGTTGAGGAAGTTCACGAAGATACTAATAAGCTAAGAGTTGGCGTTTCAATCTTTGGAAGGTCAACGCCTGTTGAGCTTGAGTTCACGCAGGTTGAGAAGGCTTAGTTAGTTGATTGTTGATGGTTGATGGTTGATAGAAGATAAATTAAATCAACCATAAACCATAAACCATCAACCATTTTTATATGAGTAAAGAAGTAGTAAAAGTAATTAAATTGCAGATTCAGGCTGGAAAAGCTAATCCTGCACCTCCAGTTGGGCCAGCACTTGGTCAGGCTGGTGTTAATATTATGGATTTCTGTAAGCAATTTAACGACAGAACAAAAGATAAAGAGGGTCCAACGCCTGTTATTATCTCTGTTTACAAAGATAAAAAATTTGACTTTGTAACTAAACTTGCTGCAACTTCTTATCTTATCAAGAAGGAATTGGGTATTGAAAAAGGTTCAACTGCTCCAGGGCTTACTATAGTTAAGAAGATGACTAAAGAGCAAGTTAAAAAAGTTGCTAAGGCAAAAATGCCTGATTTTAACACTGATGATGTTTACGCTTCAATGCTAATTGTTGCTGGTCAAGCTAGATCAATGGGTATTGATGTTGAAAAATTTGATGAAGCATCTGCAGCGTAATTTATTGTAACTTATTTTATTAACCAAAAATCTTTTTTATAAAATGGCTAAAGCTAAAAAAAGAGAAAATACTGGCGAGAAGGTGGAAAAAGGAAATTCTACTGTTAGACTTGCTAAGACTAAAGCCGGTAAAGATTTTTCCAAAGTCTATAATTTAACTGATGCGCTTAACTTGGTTAAGGAATGTGCAACTGCTAAATTTGATGAATCAATTGATATTGCAGTTAACCTTGGCATTGATGTTAAGCAAACTGATCAAAATGTTCGTGGTGTAATTACTCTTCCAAATGGAACGGGTAAAAAAGTTAGGGTTGCTGTAATCGCTCGCGATAAAAAAGCTGAAGAAGCAAAGCAGGCTGGTGCTGATATAGTTGGTGCTGAAGAATTTATTGAAGAAATAGCAAAAGGTAAAATTGAGTTTGATAGACTAATTGCAACTCCAGATATTATGAAAGAGCTTGGCAAAGTTGCTAAAGTTCTAGGGCCTAAAGGCTTAATGCCAAACCCAAAACTTGGTTCAGTAACTGAAAATGTTGCAAATGCAGTTAAAGAAGCAAAAGCAGGGCAGGTTGAATATCGTGCAGATAAAGCTGGTATTATTCACGCAATAGTTGGTAAAGCGAGCTTTGCCCCTGAAAAATTGGCTGAAAATGTTAAAACTTTGGTTGATGCACTCAACAAGGCTAAGCCTCAAAATTCTAAGGGTATTTACTTGAAGTCTATAAACTTAAAGTCAACAATGGGGCCTGCAGTTAAAGTTGAAACTAAAATTGCATAATAAATTAACCTCTAAAATTAACTAAAATGGTTGATAAAACAAAAAAAATTAAGCAGGTTGAAGAGTTAAGAACTGCTTTCAGTGATTCGGCAACGGTAGTTGTTGCTAGTTTTACTGCTCTTACAATTAAGGATACTGATGAGCTACGCAAAACTGCTAAAAAAAATGGTGCTAAAGTTAGAATTGCAAAAAATACTTTAGCTTCGATTGCATCAAAAGATACAAAGCATAATTCAATTTCTGCATATCTTAATGGTCAAACTTTAGTTGCTTATTCTAAAGATCCAGTTGCTGCAGCAAAAACTATCGTAGATTTTTCTAAGAAAAATGAAAAATTAAAAATTGCCGGTGGTTCTTTTGATGGTGCAAACTTAAATAGTTCTTCAGTTGTTGATTTAGCAAATACTCCATCTCTAGATCAATCTCGTGGAAAAATTGTTGGTTTACTTGTTGCTTCTGCAGGTCAAATCGCTCGCATAGCTGCTGAGCCTGCAAGCCAACTTGCAAGAGTTTTTGCCGCTTATGGCAGAAAGGAATGATGCTTGGATTATTCCATTTTGAGTGTTTGCATTTTTTATAAAATATTTGTTGCAAAATAAAATATTCTGATTAAGAAAGCCTCAAAATAAGGATTAATCAAAGAATCTAATTTTATTATTAATTATTAAATATAAAGAGGGTCAAAATGGCTGCAAATCTAGAAAAAATCGTTGAAGATTTATCTTCGTTAACTGTATTAGAAGCTTCTCAGCTTTCTAAATTATTAGAAGATAAATGGGGCGTAACTGCTGCTGCTCCTGTTGCTGTTGCTGCTGCACCTGCTGCTGCAAATGATTCAGCTCCAGCTGCTGAAAAAACTGAATTTGATTTACACTTAGTTGATGCCGGTGCAAACAAAATCAATGTTATTAAAGAAGTTCGTGCTATTACTGGTCTTGGCTTAAAAGAAGCTAAAGATTTGGTAGAAGGTGCTCCCAAATTAGTTAAAGACGCTGTTAAAAAAGAAGATGCTGATAAATTCAAAAAACTTCTTGAAGCTGCTGGCGCTAAAGTTGAGCTTAAATAATTATTTATATCTGATTCCAATTAGCCCAAAGCGAAATAGTTTCGCCTTGGGCTTAAGCACTTTGTAATAAGTGCGAATTTTTCTTCAAGTTAGTTTGTGTGTTCTTAAATTTGTGATGTTTGACAATCTAACTTTCTTTATTTCTATCCGTTTTTATTTGTAAGGTTAAACCTAATTACATTATATTTCTACTATGTATTCATTCACTCAGCGTAAAAGAATAAGAAATTCTTTTGGTAAATATGAAACTCAGGCAAAAATGCCTAATTTAATTGAGATTCAAAAAAATTCATACGAACAATTTTTGCAGGCTAATATAAAGCCTGAGCAAAGAAAGAATAGGGGCTTGCAAGCTGTTTTCAAGTCTGTTTTTCCAGTTGAAGATATTGCACAAACTGCAACGGTTGAATTCGTAAAATATGATTTTGGCAAGCCAAAATATAGCGTTGAAGAATGCAACGCTAGGGGTTTAACCTTCGGTTGCCCACTAAAAGCAACATTCAGGCTTATCGTTTGGGAAGTTGATGAAGATGCTGGAACACGTGAAGTTGTTGGTATTAAAGAGCAGGAAGTTTATCTTTGCGATATCCCTTTGATGACTAATAACGGAACTTTCATAGTTAACGGCGTTGAGAGGGTTATAGTTTCTCAAATGCATCGCTCACCAGGTGTATTTTTTGAACATGATAATGGTGAATCGCACGCAACGGGTAAGATACTTTTCTCATCAAGGGTTATTCCTTATCGTGGCTCATGGTTAGATTTTGAATTTGATGCAAAAGATTTATTATATTTCAGAATTGATAGAAAGAAAAAATTATATGTTTCATCATTATTAATGGCTCTTGGCCTTGATAATGCAGAGATTGTAAAAAACTACTTCACCTCTGTTGATGTTGAAAAAACAAGCAAAGGTTGGGCAGTTGATTTTGTTCCTGAGAATTATAGTGGCGAGCTTGATTTT from Rickettsiales bacterium carries:
- a CDS encoding AAA family ATPase; amino-acid sequence: MKIFALVNQKGGVGKTTTAVNIATAVAVAGKKCLLIDLDSQGNATTAFGIPPENREPSAYDILTDDNIKVSDAIQKTEIPNLSIIPAVIDLSACDLQLAAKIGREIILKKKLQNLNADFDYVFVDCPPSLGLLTINALSASDYALIPLQCEFYSLEGLSYLLNTIKLVQDNLNENLDIGGIILTMYDKRNKLTQDVEAEIVTHFSDKLFKSYIPRNVKLSEAPSHGKPGIVYDHRCSGSQAYMLLAREFLKRFG
- the rplA gene encoding 50S ribosomal protein L1, which codes for MAKAKKRENTGEKVEKGNSTVRLAKTKAGKDFSKVYNLTDALNLVKECATAKFDESIDIAVNLGIDVKQTDQNVRGVITLPNGTGKKVRVAVIARDKKAEEAKQAGADIVGAEEFIEEIAKGKIEFDRLIATPDIMKELGKVAKVLGPKGLMPNPKLGSVTENVANAVKEAKAGQVEYRADKAGIIHAIVGKASFAPEKLAENVKTLVDALNKAKPQNSKGIYLKSINLKSTMGPAVKVETKIA
- the rplL gene encoding 50S ribosomal protein L7/L12, which codes for MAANLEKIVEDLSSLTVLEASQLSKLLEDKWGVTAAAPVAVAAAPAAANDSAPAAEKTEFDLHLVDAGANKINVIKEVRAITGLGLKEAKDLVEGAPKLVKDAVKKEDADKFKKLLEAAGAKVELK
- the nusG gene encoding transcription termination/antitermination protein NusG, with amino-acid sequence MSNAKWYIVHAASGSEKKVAEKIKEGAEKKGFSNLFEEIVVPVEPFIEVRKGKKVQSERKFFPGYVLVKMILNDETWQIVKNTPKVSGFLGGGGSKPQPITEREAQNILKQVEEGKTSAPKSKVSFMVGDTIKIIEGAFESFIGTVEEVHEDTNKLRVGVSIFGRSTPVELEFTQVEKA
- a CDS encoding cytochrome c oxidase assembly protein — encoded protein: MNKNITTAINIFGVAVAMFALAYASAPLYDLFCKVTGFGGTTQVATKLPEKIYNRSFRVLLNADVKPELDWSFRPVNNKVEVKLGENKLVFFEAINNGNKAIEGMATYNVLPEKIGGYFNKIQCFCFERQLIKPKEKIIFPVSFFIDPEILKNQELDGVSDVTLSYTFFPYKN
- the rplJ gene encoding 50S ribosomal protein L10, which translates into the protein MVDKTKKIKQVEELRTAFSDSATVVVASFTALTIKDTDELRKTAKKNGAKVRIAKNTLASIASKDTKHNSISAYLNGQTLVAYSKDPVAAAKTIVDFSKKNEKLKIAGGSFDGANLNSSSVVDLANTPSLDQSRGKIVGLLVASAGQIARIAAEPASQLARVFAAYGRKE
- the rplK gene encoding 50S ribosomal protein L11; protein product: MSKEVVKVIKLQIQAGKANPAPPVGPALGQAGVNIMDFCKQFNDRTKDKEGPTPVIISVYKDKKFDFVTKLAATSYLIKKELGIEKGSTAPGLTIVKKMTKEQVKKVAKAKMPDFNTDDVYASMLIVAGQARSMGIDVEKFDEASAA
- the secE gene encoding preprotein translocase subunit SecE; amino-acid sequence: MNIFKFLKEVKQEGSKVTWASKQETTSVTLMVFIMVAVSAVFFLLVDWLMFNGVQFLLKF